The Quercus lobata isolate SW786 chromosome 4, ValleyOak3.0 Primary Assembly, whole genome shotgun sequence genome segment CTATGGACTCTGTATTTTGATTGTTGCGTATTTTAGACATTCCAATGACTATAACCTTTTTCTTTAGGCTTGGGATTTGTGGCAAAAAGGTGAAGGGATAGAACTAGTTGATCCGGCAATAAGTGATTCATGTGTCAAATATCAATTGCTGAGATGCATTCATGTCAGTCTATTATGCGTAGAGGATGGTGCAATTGATCGACCTACTATGTCAGATGTGCTATTTTTGTTGACAAATGAAAGTATGCCGTTGCCTTTACCGAAAAAACCAGCATTTTCTATTGGAAGGAAAGCAATTGAGGCTAATATTTCTGATAAAGAATCAAATAACCATTCACTAAATGGCTTGTCCATTTCCGAAATGGATGCACGATAGATGGAAGGTGAGAATAATATCATCagatttccttttctttaacaataaaaacacCTTGTGTATAGCAATGAGGTAGTTCATATCAGGGCACTAAGTAGAGAATTATTACTTCATATTTTCTAAGTAATTAGTTCAAACATCTTGTTGGTTGAAGTTTATCTTTGATAATTCAATACTTACAACAGTGGGAAGAGGATTCAAACTCCGGTTCTCCTAATAAAGATTAGTAGGTTATGTCATTGAGCTACAATGCTCTTGAAACTTCAAGTTTAAACTAGGCTGCAGTGAAATTGTacaattttcttcattatagacattatcttgttcttttttttctttttgaacctTTCTTCTAGAAAATTTGACAACACTAAGGCATTGTCATGTGCCTCTAACGTGCATTATGAAACAAACACGATTAATCAAATTCTTTGAAATTGAATACACAGGACAAATGATAACCACCTATTTAGtgcaaacaaacaataaatctAAGTACAGACTTCACAATATAACCACTAAACCTTTGATGTCAATTTCTTGTTATTATAGTCAATTATAATGGGCttatgcaaaataaaaatagaaaaataattaatagtcacacaaaaataataaatatttacgTGATCTAGTCGTAGGTCTGTGCACAGGCGGTGTCTTGGAGAAAGGCTCACTAGGAAAATAAGGACATTATCTTATATAGTGGCAAAAATGCACTCTCACAAAATGCACACCCCTAAGATCTCTCTCACCACAGTGAGCATATATAAGAATTGAGCATGgctagttatatataaaagtgcAAGGTCAATTTTTGCTTACTATGGTCATTAAGAAATTCATATAGGAGTAAGAAAGTATTTGTTTTATCATGCATGACAAGAATATATCGACAAAGCCCCTAGAGGCTATCAAATAGCAAAAACCAAGTAAGTTCAATATAAAGTGCAAGGTCAATTTTTGCTTACCGTGGACATTAAGAAATTCATATAGGAGTAAGAAAGTATTTGTTTTGTCATGCATGACAAGAATATATTGACAAAGCCCCTAAAGGCTATCTGCTTGAACTTAACGCAAACGAATCAACTTAGTCATAGTATATATGTTGGATTGATTTTGTAACCTCTCTTATTACAGCAGTACCCAGCGATACAATCTCACAAATGATGTGATGTATAACATCAATGCCTTTGGTTCTCTCATGATACATCTTATATTCAGTCCAATATATTAGGCTCTGgctatcataaaaaaaaaatacaatattattGTTTCCTTCAACGCCTCTGTTGCCGCCAATTAATCTACCTTTGTGGTAGAAAAAGCAACTATCGATTGTAACATCGCCTTCCACCAAATGCATAGAAAGATAATGTGAAGAGGTAACCTATTAAAAATTTCCTCTAATCCAAATCACCACCATGGTCAAAATCAATCAATTCAACAACACTGCTACTGCACcttgattgtttgtttgtttgtacatagattatttattttttatatgcaGCAATCCTAGTATTTTTTAGGAGAGGATGTAATTTCATTTCTCAAGAAGGTTATGCTAAAGATAACTATGATACAGCATTCACATAGACTTATACAAAGCGACAAAGTTTAACTGTTTCTACTTGTGAAGATGAGTACATTGCTGCCACTTTTAGCATTTGTCATAAGATTTGgcataaaaaaatgtttaaaggAGCTGCATTTGCCACAAGATTCAAAGTTACAAAGATATTTGTGAACAACAAGCCAGCATTAACTTTTACAAGGAATCCAATTTTTCATAAACGAGACAAGCACATTGATACGAATTATCATTTTATAACCAAGAGAGAAGTTCAACTCAAGTTCATAAAATATCATGAGCAAGTGGCAATTAACTGCACCACACCTCTCAAGAACAAGTCTTTATACAAGTTAGGAATTTTGCTTCGAGTTACTAAGAAAttaatgttaggacatatgtgattcacttattaggaacatatgtcactattttatgtaattggttaatcctttgacaaaacgcactttacttgtatttgggtagatctaggatgtgtttaatacttcaagaaactgtgtttcaagatcaagtgttgaagacgtgcaagtctatccaagattcaagctgaagaagtgttgttcattaaagctcaacagctagctaTCTATTGAGCTTAAGAAGCTATTCCAACCCCGTGGCTCTACAACTGCTCGATAGCATTTCGACAGACAGGTATTTGttgagctttatgaaaaacagaattctagttctgttttgactccaatccggTTTTAtgtatttgggttttttttttctcacaaccctagacatataaaatgattattttaagggtcgttaaagtgttcacaagttgcacaagctttgagaatagtttgttcaagcagattgtgaccggagacaaaattttgtcctagttcatctcttctaaagaagttgttgtgtatgtgcaccgtagggttttgtgaccaagcatctttttgattttcatcatgtggatgaactaaagaattttgcagccaaaaaccttctctagttggtgattgaagtactgggatccgcgcattagttagtcacatacttgggagccatgcatcgaaaggagaaattgtcactacaaaacaagttcaattgggtattggggtaagaattcaactgtaggttggtataaggtattgagattcctttacttgtaaccgcttattgtgataatagtggaatttcggaaGTGGTAAcctgaaaatcactcggtggggtttttgtcgttgggttttccccattcgtaaacaaatcatcgtgtcaaatttattttccgttgtatacttagtttattggtgatttgtttgtgctaccatgcgtttgcatgttaattaacttaattaattcacttggctaaattaattggttaatgtATTAGAGCAgtcacactctgattaggttttaatatttgcgctgtgttgatccattgacccttgttgtcatAGTTGTAACTGGCTTGAAGAgatctttgttttcaaatatatcttgtttttctaatctctatttGATTAGAAaatacaagtctaaaagttatttgaattctctTATGATGACTATTGAAAAAGATCTCAGTTTGGctaagaagaaactagactgtctCAGAATAAAAATGTACAAAGGAGTTCGTCTCagaagagtgaaagttaaagGCTTAGCTCGAAAAAGGCAGATGAGAGAAAGCACCATTCCCACTGATCTGTCATCTAAACATGAAGTGTGTTTTATAATGAAGTCCACATTTAAAGTTATGAACACATATTTATGGTACCTCGACAACggttgctcaagacacatgactgaagaccgatctctcttcaaggttttcgagtctaagaaaggtggcaatgtcacttttggtgatgggagcaaATCACAGATTAAAGGGAAGGGAATTATCTCTTTACCTGGACTGCCAGACATTGCAAATGTTCTTTATGTAGAAGGTCTAAGGGTGAACCTGTTAAGCATAAGTcaaatatgtgatcaagacttcatggtaCTATTCTCAGAGGGAAAGTGTCTTGTCATGGATGAGCCtggaaagaaactcataagtggTGTTCACACTTTAGACAACTGTTATGTATTGGTTCCTGATGCTaatattgtgtgcaatagcatTTGTTTTCCAAATGAAGATCTATGGCATCAACGGATGagacatgctagttacaaacatttttctattgtatctaagcatgaatcaGTCTTGGGGATACCAAAGCTTAATAGAATGAGCAATGTGGTGGGTGGACCATGTCAGCTTGGGAAACAGACACAAGCTAAGCATCCAAGCACTCAAACATCCGCTACATCTAGGCCATTGAAGCTTTTACATCTGGATCTTATGGGTCCAACTAGAATCGAGTCTCTTGGTggtaagagatacatcatgATTGTGGTAGACGACTTCACTAAGTACACTTGGATCATCCTCCTATGATCCAAGTCTGATGCTCCTGAGCACATTGAAGCTTTGTGCACAAGATTGCAGAATGAGAAGAGCCTGAAGATTGATCGAATTTGAAGTGaccatggtaaagaattcgagAACTCATATATAGAGCCCTTTTGCACAAAATcaggtatatctcaagaattctctgctcctattactcctcaacaaaatggtgtagcaGAAAGGAAGAACATGGTTATTCAGGAGATGGCCAAAGCCATGTTATACAACAAGGATGTGgctatgaaagttcaaaaacgtgtataaacacccttgaacgtttaaacccccaaattacaacttaaccagttcaagcattatgtcaaacaacaagtgtgcggaaacttaacataagctataatatggaattggttaaaaactatctaagccaaattaaaacacaatccacagcagataataaaaaggcaaaaatagagagaaaggaagatgcaaacacaaagacaacacgcgatgtgttatcgaagaggaaaccgaagccctcggcgtaaaacctctccgccgccctccaagcaataagcaatccactagaaaatacagttgggatacatggacaacaatagaccctccaagcctaatctacccagtgcatctaagccctccaagtttcttgctccaacgaggttgcgccgaacttttttcttttctaacttcccggattccgctactagaccgtagcatcaaccaatgaagattggttccttcctaactgcttcccagaaatccaaacagctctctcacagtaatgataatggtgagaatcatgtttggtataatgcctctcaaggatttgacaatggagaggaagagagttgaggaatttgaagagactctaatgtatagattgtgagTGAATcgatcttgtttttctttagggtttctctctaaaaattctctctggaagctctcttacaatcgtgggtaaaagggatatttatactggagtgggaaaGAAATGTAAAACGTCagattttacaaaacaggggtggctcgcggcttgacctcgcagcttgactaagtcgcgagatctagtcgcgagataaccgtatggccagttgtcctgttttgtcctgtagtgctccagcttgcatgactgttcaccttccagcatgcttggcacgtgtgctgcgtctggcggcttgaagtcacgagtcacccgtgaggcccagccgcgagtctctgttttcttgctcactcttgagcaatcttcactctatctcactcactacccttacatcaaacccacctaaatacagggttactaaatgctgaattacaagcaaatttggcacggaataaagccaattagatggttgaataaattcaaccttacaatctccccctttggctattccgtaacaaaaccctaaaacagactctagacttaacatgtgagttgggaacagttgaacaaaactcacttacacctaactctagaagctgtgaagcacttgaatcatatgaacataatactcctaaaacacaacaatacaccatgatcattgtaagcagaaaatcataaaatgtatatgaaacaggcaatatgtgatcaagcaaagatggagttaagaaacaaaccatggcttgatcaaccaagtgaacatcacaaggtagtgatcacagtgctcattcacacttggactgaacacaaggacatacaagttaacaagcacaaggcaagatacttgtatgctcaacactcaaccaatgcataatacacaaggtatattcatctaggaacaatcctacaagggcacaagagtgacagtacataaatcaaaatgcaagacatttagattaaagtactgatttcaacatagcataaaggctgcattaagtaaggtacataccataaagcctacaaactatgcataaaacattaaccctaaaagcttacaaaagcacatgggtacaaatcacattatattgaataaaaacttaaacaatataaactaaaagtgcttaaagtttctccccttcaaaatgatgagaagctgtgatgcactaggaacatatatacttgtaacctgaaacacttgcacaaaataCATTAGACCCttaaggtaaagcaagtaataaaaggacaagtataatgtaacaagtaaattgcgatcaagtaaacatgatgtgaaacatgtgagcaacttgatcatacaccaaaatagttatatagaaatgactacaatgatcacatagcaaagcaaatgatcatccgaacatgcattcaaagaagcacaatagcatagggatatatgcatgtccaaaacacaaacatgatgcaatgagaacaacaaagcataactaaaagcaccataaagccaacaagaaaacaaacagaacaaagttttcttatgaTCTCAATgccttctcccccttggtatatgcatctcccctatggaatatctctccccctacaaatgtgcatgagaaatagaatttctcccccaaAGGATGTACACAAGAgccatatagaaatgacaaaacactccggtatactctctagagtatactctccccctttttgtcaggaatagacaaagggccaagaagaaacgagggtaagagatgaaggtacgaacaatgctaatgatgcatgagggatgcgagatgaatgagaaaatgaagctcaaacctaagacaatgtAAAATGTTACAGAGCATAAGgtagacatgacatgctaggatgaagaggCAAGGtctagaccaatgcatgacaagggtagcaaaagtgtgtgcaagaggtggctaagtgcaatgcataaacaatgcatgaaaaatgcacatgtggggtaaggtgtgttaaatacacaaccaatgaaccaaacatgttcctaatgaggaaacatgagaaaccccaaagtttggtactcatcggagtccaaacaagcgagaaaatgtctaagaggcattttatcaaacacctagtatgcacactatgaacaataatgtgaaacaatgcatgaacatcatgaaattcacccttaatacatgttatttctaccacaaggggccaacatccaatgcaaatcaacaaaagaaaccaatcccatgaagaaatttgacaaaaattaagttttcccaacccctatgataaaaatcccaaccaagagtacaaaactctccaaaacataatccaaggatcaaaaataatgaaaagaatttgtaattacctta includes the following:
- the LOC115983661 gene encoding cysteine-rich receptor-like protein kinase 7 isoform X1 — its product is MHASRPPQITSQQKTSLEKAALDLFICGYMSPEYAMKGVFSIKSDVYSFGVLMLEIVSGRRNNSFEHVDDALNLVGYAWDLWQKGEGIELVDPAISDSCVKYQLLRCIHVSLLCVEDGAIDRPTMSDVLFLLTNESMPLPLPKKPAFSIGRKAIEANISDKESNNHSLNGLSISEMDAR
- the LOC115983661 gene encoding cysteine-rich receptor-like protein kinase 7 isoform X2 — its product is MHASRPPQITSQQKTSLEKAALDLFICFGVLMLEIVSGRRNNSFEHVDDALNLVGYAWDLWQKGEGIELVDPAISDSCVKYQLLRCIHVSLLCVEDGAIDRPTMSDVLFLLTNESMPLPLPKKPAFSIGRKAIEANISDKESNNHSLNGLSISEMDAR